In the Limanda limanda chromosome 10, fLimLim1.1, whole genome shotgun sequence genome, one interval contains:
- the LOC133011919 gene encoding hepatitis A virus cellular receptor 1 homolog isoform X2 encodes MRGLCAFILSILTQVSSETSSGVIGLIGHNVTLPCRYDTQTYGVLSFCWGREQVPRSKCSKTVLSSQDGAVEFRQSSRYQLLGRETEGDISLTILDAQWSDGGVYGCRVEIPGWFNDHKVDTNLIMEEAPTEQPVTMDWTAAGIDEIWTTSASMNEEVGDPVMDKFGGVKTAGDFMASLEVGNIARTGAIFFSTIIIILFFIFRRRLQPEGRPQHLYNLAVENTYESVPMHG; translated from the exons atgcgTGGTCTTTGTGCTTTTATTCTCTCCATCCTGACCCAAG TGTCCTCAGAAACCTCGAGTGGTGTCATTGGCCTCATCGGGCACAATGTCACCCTGCCCTGTAGGTATGACACCCAGACTTACGGCGTGCTGAGTTTCTGTTGGGGACGAGAGCAGGTGCCCAGGTCCAAATGCTCCAAAACTGTCCTCTCGTCCCAGGACGGGGCTGTGGAGTTCAGACAGTCATCCAGGTACCAGCTGCTGGGcagggagacggagggagacaTTTCCCTGACCATCCTGGACGCTCAGTGGAGCGACGGTGGTGTGTATGGCTGCAGGGTCGAGATCCCCGGGTGGTTCAATGACCATAAAGTCGACACAAACCTGATCATGGAGGAAG CACCGACAGAACAACCTGTTACCATGGACTGGACTGCTGCTGGAATAGATG AAATATGGACTACATCTGCATCTATGAATGAGGAAGTTGGTGACCCAGTGATGGACAAATTTGGAGGTGTAAAAACTGCG GGAGATTTCATGGCCTCCCTGGAAGTTGGGAACATTGCCAGGACGGGAGCTATTTTCTTCTCCACCATAATCATAATCCTCTTCTTTATTTTCC GGAGAAGGTTGCAGCCGGAGGGGAGACCTCAGCATCTCTACAACTTAGCTGTGGAAAACACGTACGAAAGTGTCCCAATGCATGGGTGA
- the LOC133011919 gene encoding hepatitis A virus cellular receptor 1 homolog isoform X1 produces MRGLCAFILSILTQVSSETSSGVIGLIGHNVTLPCRYDTQTYGVLSFCWGREQVPRSKCSKTVLSSQDGAVEFRQSSRYQLLGRETEGDISLTILDAQWSDGGVYGCRVEIPGWFNDHKVDTNLIMEEAPTEQPVTMDWTAAGIDGKQSEIWTTSASMNEEVGDPVMDKFGGVKTAGDFMASLEVGNIARTGAIFFSTIIIILFFIFRRRLQPEGRPQHLYNLAVENTYESVPMHG; encoded by the exons atgcgTGGTCTTTGTGCTTTTATTCTCTCCATCCTGACCCAAG TGTCCTCAGAAACCTCGAGTGGTGTCATTGGCCTCATCGGGCACAATGTCACCCTGCCCTGTAGGTATGACACCCAGACTTACGGCGTGCTGAGTTTCTGTTGGGGACGAGAGCAGGTGCCCAGGTCCAAATGCTCCAAAACTGTCCTCTCGTCCCAGGACGGGGCTGTGGAGTTCAGACAGTCATCCAGGTACCAGCTGCTGGGcagggagacggagggagacaTTTCCCTGACCATCCTGGACGCTCAGTGGAGCGACGGTGGTGTGTATGGCTGCAGGGTCGAGATCCCCGGGTGGTTCAATGACCATAAAGTCGACACAAACCTGATCATGGAGGAAG CACCGACAGAACAACCTGTTACCATGGACTGGACTGCTGCTGGAATAGATGGTAAACAATCAG AAATATGGACTACATCTGCATCTATGAATGAGGAAGTTGGTGACCCAGTGATGGACAAATTTGGAGGTGTAAAAACTGCG GGAGATTTCATGGCCTCCCTGGAAGTTGGGAACATTGCCAGGACGGGAGCTATTTTCTTCTCCACCATAATCATAATCCTCTTCTTTATTTTCC GGAGAAGGTTGCAGCCGGAGGGGAGACCTCAGCATCTCTACAACTTAGCTGTGGAAAACACGTACGAAAGTGTCCCAATGCATGGGTGA